DNA from Polaribacter sp. NJDZ03:
TTTTCTTTTACACCATTATATTTTGTAACTGAGTACCAATATTTCTAGCAACTAAAGTAAATGTATAAGGTTTGTAAGGGTTATTGTATAAAATGGCTAAATCTGCAGAAACACCAACAGAACTATAACTGTCTATATTAGAATTTATAAACCTTAGGTTAGCACCAACAAAAATATTTGATTCTGGTATATTTAAAGCATAACCAGCTGACACTGCAATATCACTTGCATTAAAATTACCTGTTTCTTTTCCTTGCTCATCAGCTCCTATTAAAGAACCATAATCTATATATTTAATACTTCCATGTATGGTTCCAAACCTTCTAGAAATAGTCTTTGCAAATGCTAAAGACCCAATATTTATACCAGCTAAATAACTCGTGTAATTTGCAGATATTTTATTATCAAGCTCAACACTAATCACAGAAGGATTCCAAATAGGTTGGTTTACATCATCTAAAAGTGTTAAAACCTCACCACCTAAAGCTACTTGTCTCGCAGAAGTAGAAATATTTAAAAACTGATACACTTCTTCTCCTCCAACTTGAGCAGTTAAAGAGATAGAAAAAAATAAAATAGAAATAAAAAATAATTTAATCATTAACTAATTTAGTTTCAATTTACAAATATACTTTATAACGTTGTAGCATCATAAAAATTACTATTTAAAACTATAAAATATTTTCATATAAATGTCATTATAAAATAATCCTGAATATTATTCTTGAGAAATATTTATAATTTCATCATAATTAATATTAAGATTCAACAGACATATAAAGCTAATAAGTTCCTACCTCCTATTTTCTAAAAATATAATTATACATGGTTTTGTCTTAAAAAGGCACTTCAAAAAGTATAATATTGAGACAGCCACTTATTCTGAATACATATTATATTAAACGCTTCAAAACTAAGAAAATCAACTATACTTTATTAAAAACAAAGGCTATTGAGTACTGAAATATTTTTGATTCCTTATTATTTATTGTATTTTCGTCCATACAACTGTTTTTCTACATTTATTTGTTTCTTATAAGCTTTATCTTGACTACACATTAAAGTTTACCTCTTAAAAACAGTATTAAACAAGCCACTAAATAAATTAACCTATATATTTTACGAAAACTACAATATGAGTAATTCTTTTAGATCCAAAACTACCTTAGATAAAGGCGTAAACTATAACCTAGTCTGATTTTTATAATCTCCATTTGTCTAATTTCTGCTATTTTCCCTGAATTTACAGAAACCCTGCTGGATAAGGTTAAAAACTTCATATTTGTTAACTTTAACTGGGTATACGTTTGGTCTGTTACAATATTTGTTATTTCTTAATTTATTTAATGTTAGTAAGTACGGAAACATTAAGCTAGGAAGTAACGATAGCAAACCAGACTATTCTTACTTTTCTTGGGTTTCAATGTTATTTTCCGCAGGCATGGGAATTGGGTTGATGTATTTTAGTGTAGCAGAACCGATGCAACATTACTCCAATGAAGTATTAATGGGCAATAGTAACATTAGTCCTGCAAAAAATGCTCAATTATATACTTTTTTCCATGGGGAATTCATGCCTGGGCTATCTATGGTACTGTAGGATTATCATTATCCTACTTCGCATATCGATACAAACTTCCACTTTCATTACGAAGCTGTTTATATCCAATACTAAAAGATAAGGTTAAAGGAAAATGGGGGTAACGCAATTGATGTATTCGCTCTTTGTAGTACCTTTTTTGGAATAACAACCACACTTGGTTTTGGTGTTGTTCAAATAAATTCCGGATTAGAAACCCTAAACATAGTACCCGAAAGTAGTTTTATCTATCAAATTATAATAGTAGGTGTATTGGTTTCTATTTCCATTATTTCTGCTGTAACCGGCGTAGATAAAGGTGTTAAAATACTGAGTAATATTAATATTATTAGTGTTGTTATTTTATTATTATTTGTTTTATTTCTAGGCCCAACTGTTTATATAATAAGCAGTTTTACCGAAGGAATGGGAAGTTATATTCATAACTTTTTTTAAACTAACATTTAACACACATATTATGAAGAAGAAACACTGCCTTGGTTTTACGATTGGACCATACTTTACTGGGCGTGGTGGATTTCTTGGTCTCCTTATGTTGGACTTTTTATTGCTAAAATTTCTAAAGGAAGAACTATACGAGAATTTATTTCAGCAGTATTAATTATACCAACATTATTCAATTTTATTTGGATGTCTGTATTCGGAAATAGTGCTATTTGGTTTGATATGAATGTCGCAAATGGACTACTTAGTGAATTATCTAGTAATCCTGATGCCTTGATGTTTAATTTTTTAGAATACCTTCCATTCACTAAGTTAATTAGTTTATTAGCTATTTCTATCATTCTTATTTTCTTTGTAACATCTGCAGATTCAGGGATGTTTGTAATGAATAGTATCTCTAGTAAGAACTCACAAAATTCACCCAAAATGGCAAACTGCAGGATGGGGAATTCTACTTGCTGTTCTGGCTCTATTTTTATTAAATGCTGGTGGACTTGAAGCCTTACAAAGCATGACGCTTATTACAGCACTACCGTTTTCCATAATAATTCTTTTATTTGTTGTAAGCCTTGTAAAAGCACTCGCTATAGATAATGATTATTACAAACGTGATTTTCAAGTAACTCCATGGTCTGGTTTATTTTGGAAAGAACGTTTAAAACAAATTATTTCTTATGATGATCAAAAATCTGTTAATGAATTTATAGAAAATACGGTTAAACCAGCCTTTAAAGAACTACAACAAGAATTTGTAAATAATGGAATTGAAGCAACTGTTCATTTTTTCCGAAAAACCCAAAAGCGTAGAGATTGAAATTAAGTATGATGTCGTTAATAATTTTGTATATGGTGTAAAAAATCAATCAAAATTAGTTTCTCAATATTTAATTGATGAAGACAACCTTGGAGGGTTTGAAGAAGATTGTTCGTACCTTCCTATAACTTATTTTGGTGATTACAGAAAAGGATATGACGTACGCCTTTTTACTAAAGATGAACTAATTTCTGATGTTCTCAAACATTACGAAAGGCTTTTAGCTATTATTTCGAAGAAAAAAACGAAATGTTTATTAGTAGCAATGCGAATAAAAAATAAATCAGTACTTTAAAGTTAACAATTCGTAGAACGATTTCATTAAATTTACTAGTTCTTGAACCGTTTATACGTTTGCTGTCGTCCTTTCCAGATTATAATGGTACTAATATTATGAAATTTCTTCTTTTAAATCTTCTTCAGATTCAAAATAAGTTTCCCATAACAAATCACTATACAATAGACCTACTAAAGAATTATATTTAACCATTTGTTTGTAGTAAAGCATATCTATGTTTTATTACTAATACGAGATCATTTATAAAGGATATTTGTCTTTTAATTAACTTGTTTTTTCTAAATTAAAAACCAATATCAGTTAATGTTTCATAAAATTAATTTTGTTGTAAGAAAGCAAGGGTATAAAAACTATTTAAAAGCAGTTAAGTCTTCAATTAAATACTCCCAAAATACTAAACATCTAACAATTTAAAGAATTCTGTTATCAAATATAAGAGATTTCTCCTATCGTAGAAATAACAACATAGATAGTTTTATATAATGTGATAAAAAAAGACAAACTAAAATAAATTCAGATTGACAAATAACAAGACTTCACGAAAGGCTAGTGCTCGTTTGTAACGAGTACCGTCACAGATAATTAATTTTCACATACATTTTATCATTTCTACCTTTTGGGGAGAAATCATCTAACAATGTAAAGTATTCTGTAATCAAAGATATGAGATATCTCTTGCCAATCGAAATAACAACATAGATAGTTTTATATAATGTGCTGAAAAAAGACTATGCTTTCACTTTAGCAAATATAAAACTCAATTCCAAGATTAAGGTAAACCTATAATAAATTAAGATCGATAAAAAATAAAGATTCACATAAGGCTAGTGCTAATTTAATTCCAGAAAAATAAGGTAAAACTAAAATAAAAACAGAATGACAAATAACAAGACTTCCCATAAGGCTAGTGCTCGTTTGTAACGAGTACCGTCACAGATAATTGGTTTTCATACAGTTTGCCATTCTACTTTGAGTTTAGCACAAAAAAAAAACCTCAATTCGTAAGAATTGAGGTTTAAAGAAAGGCGGCGACCTACTCTCCCACATAAATGCAGTACCATCGGCGCGATTGGGCTTAACTTCTCTGTTCGAGATGGGAAGAGGTGAGCCCCAATGCTATAACCACCCTAAAATTTTCAGTTGAATTGCTTCAACTGTATAAGTTGACATATGGTAAAATAATATCGTTTTTTTCGTAATAAATAAAGAGGTTCTGCTCCCGCCTTTCGGCGGGAAGCGTACATAAGTCTATGGGTTATTAGTATCACTTGGCTATGACATTACTGCCTTTACACCTATGACCTATCAACGTTGTAATCTCCAACGACCCTTTAAAGAAATCTCATCTTGTGGTGGGTTTCGCGCTTATATGCTTTCAGCGCTTATCCCTTCCCGACGTAGCTACCCTGCTATGCTTCTGGCGAAACAACAGGTACACTAGAGGTCAGTCCAACTCGGTCCTCTCGTACTAGAGTCAGATCCACGCAAATTTCTAACGCCCACAGCAGATAGAGACCGAACTGTCTCACGACGTTCTGAACCCAGCTCGCGTGCCACTTTAATGGGCGAACAGCCCAACCCTTGGGACCTTCTCCAGCCCCAGGATGTGACGAGCCGACATCGAGGTGCCAAACCCCCCCGTCGATATGAGCTCTTGGGGGAGATCAGCCTGTTATCCCCGGAGTACCTTTTATCCTTTGAGCGATGGCCCTTCCATGCGGAACCACCGGATCACTATGCTCTTGTTTCCAACCTGATCGACCTGTATGTCTCTCAGTCAAGCACCCTTATGCCATTGCACTCTACGTACGGTTACCAAGCGTACTGAGGGTACCTTTAGAAGCCTCCGTTACTCTTTTGGAGGCGACCACCCCAGTCAAACTACCCACCAAGCACTGTCCTCATCTCTGAGTTAGACTCTAGATAAGCAAAGGGTGGTATTTCAAGGACGACTCCACAACGCCTAGCGACGCCGCTTCAATGTCTCCCACCTATCCTACACATTACTTATCCAAAGCCAATACTAAGCTATAGTAAAGGTTCACGGGGTCTTTTCGTCCCGCTGCGGGTAATCGGCATCTTCACCGATACTACAATTTCACCGAGCTCATGGCTGAGACAGTGTCCAGATCGTTGCACCATTCGTGCAGGTCGGAACTTACCCGACAAGGAATTTCGCTACCTTAGGACCGTTATAGTTACGGCCGCCGTTTACTGGGGCTTCATTTCAGATCTTCGCCGAAGCTAAACCCTCCACTTAACCTTCCAGCACCGGGCAGGTGTCAGGCCTTATACATCATCTTTCAATTTAGCAAAGCCCTGTGTTTTTGATAAACAGTCGCCTGGACCTTTTCACTGCGGCCCATCCGAAGATGGGCGACCCTTCTCCCGAAGTTACGGGTCTATTTTGCCTAGTTCCTTAGCCATGAATCTCTCGAGCACCTTAGAATTCTCATCCCAACTACCTGTGTCGGTTTACGGTACGGGTTCTTATAATCTGAAGCTTAGAGGTTTTTCTTGGAAGCCCTTAGGCACACTATCCAATTGTCCGAAGACGCTTGGTACTATCACATTTTACCTAGATCTGCGGATTTGCCTACAGTTCCAATAGCTACATGTTTCAACGAACTATTCCGTCAGTTCGCGGTGCTTTCATTACTCCGTCACCCCATCGCAATTATAAGAAGTACAGGAATATTAACCTGTTATCCATCGACTACTCCCTTCGGATTCGCCTTAGGACCCGACTAACCCTCAGCTGATTAGCATCGCTGAGGAAACCTTAGTCTTTCGGTGTGGGGGTTTCTCGCCCCCATTATCGTTACTTATGCCTACATTTTCTTTTGTAAACACTCCAGCATACCTCACAGTACACCTTCTACGCTGATTACAATGCTCCCCTACCACTAACGTATCTTTCAACGTTAATCCATAGCTTCGGTAATATGTTTATGCCCGATTATTATCCATGCAAAATCGCTCGACTAGTGAGCTGTTACGCACTCTTTAAATGAATGGCTGCTTCCAAGCCAACATCCTAGCTGTCTAAGCAATTTCACCTCGTTTTTTCAACTTAACATATATTTGGGGACCTTAGCTGATGGTCTGGGTTCTTTCCCTCTCGGACATGGACCTTAGCACCCATGCCCTCACTGCTGAGAAACATTTTATAGCATTCGGAGTTTGTCAGGAATTGGTAGGCGGTGAAGCCCCCGCATCCAATCAGTAGCTCTACCTCTATAAAACTTTTACTCAACGCTGCACCTAAATGCATTTCGGGGAGTACGAGCTATTTCCGAGTTTGATTGGCCTTTCACCCCTACCCACAGGTCATCCAAAGACTTTTCAACGTCAACTGGTTCGGTCCTCCACTGTATGTTACTACAGCTTCAACCTGCCCATGGGTAGATCACTCGGTTTCGCGTCTACTACTACTAACTAAAGCGCCCTATTCAGACTCGCTTTCGCTACGGCTCCTTGACTTAATCAATTAACCTTGCTAGAAACAGTAACTCGTAGGCTCATTATGCAAAAGGCACGCCGTCACAACTCGAAGTTGCTCCGACCGCTTGTAGGCGTACGGTTTCAGGTTCTATTTCACTCCCTTACTTAGGGTTCTTTTCACCTTTCCCTCACGGTACTAGTTCACTATCGGTCTCTCAGGAGTATTTAGCCTTACCGGATGGTCCCGGTGGATTCATACAGGATTACTCGTGTCCCGCACTACTCAGGGTACCACTATCTTAAATTCGTTTACTTTTACGGGACTATCACCCTCTATGGTTTGTCTTTCCAAACAATTCTAATTCACTTATCTTCGAATATCGTGGCCCTACAACCCCTATTTTGCCGTAACAAAATAGGTTTGGGCTAATCCGCGTTCGCTCGCCACTACTAACGGAATCACTATTGTTTTCTCTTCCTCCGGTTACTTAGATGTTTCAGTTCACCGGGTTTACTCCTATTGCTAGGTGACATGTCTTCAACATGCCGGGTTGCCCCATTCGGAAATCTACGGATTAAAAGGTATGTGCCCCTCCCCGTAGCTTATCGCAGCTTATCACGTCCTTCGTCGTCTCTGAGAGCCTAGGCATCCGCCATACGCCCTTACTTAACTTATTGTACTTTTTGCTACAGTGTGTTGCCACACTATAATGAACTCTTTTATATTTTTATAAAAAAATTATTTAATTAGATATTACTCTAATCGTTCTCTATCTATTTGATTCTTACGATATCATTTTACCAATATGTCAATGAACTTGAGGCGAATCGCCACTGATAATTAAATCAGCAACAACATTAAGCCGTTGTGGAGAATATCGGAGTCGAACCGATGACCTCTTGCGTGCAAGGCAAGCGCTCTAGCCAGCTGAGCTAATCCCCCATTATGAAATTCAGAATAAATTCTAAATTATGAATGTAGAATCCTCTTACTTCCAGAATTTCCTTAGTATTTTTGCTTTTTTGTAGTCCCGGGCAGACTCGAACTGCCGACCTCTACATTATCAGTGTAGCGCTCTAACCAGCTGAGCTACGAGACTATAATAGCTTAAATACTTTTTATTTTAAAATTAACAGCAAAGAGTAAAAATGACCTTTTTTTGTAACTCACCATCTTTCTCTAGAAAGGAGGTGTTCCAGCCGCACCTTCCGGTACGGCTACCTTGTTACGACTTAGCCCTAGTTACCAGTTTTACCCTAGGCGGCTCCTCACGGTGACCGACTTCAGGCACTCCCAGCTTCCATGGCTTGACGGGCGGTGTGTACAAGGCCCGGGAACGTATTCACCGGATCATGGCTGATATCCGATTACTAGCGATTCCAGCTTCACGGAGTCGAGTTGCAGACTCCGATCCGAACTGTGATATGGTTTATAGATTCGCTCTCTGTTGCCAGATGGCTGCTCATTGTCCATACCATTGTAGCACGTGTGTGGCCCAGGACGTAAGGGCCGTGATGATTTGACGTCATCCCCACCTTCCTCACTACTTGCGTAGGCAGTCTCGTTAGAGTCCCCATCATAACATGCTGGCAACTAACGACAGGGGTTGCGCTCGTTATAGGACTTAACCTGACACCTCACGGCACGAGCTGACGACAACCATGCAGCACCTTGTAATCTGTCCGAAGAAAACTCTATCTCTAAAGCTGTCAGACTACATTTAAGCCCTGGTAAGGTTCCTCGCGTATCATCGAATTAAACCACATGCTCCACCGCTTGTGCGGGCCCCCGTCAATTCCTTTGAGTTTCAGTCTTGCGACCGTACTCCCCAGGTGGGATACTTATCACTTTCGCTTAGTCACTGAGCATACACCCAACAACTAGTATCCATCGTTTACGGCGTGGACTACCAGGGTATCTAATCCTGTTCGCTCCCCACGCTTTCGTCCCTCAGCGTCAGTACATACGTAGTAGACTGCCTTCGCAATCGGTATTCTGTGTAATATCTATGCATTTCACCGCTACACTACACATTCTATCTACTTCCATATGACTCAAGTCAACCAGTATCAAAGGCAGTTCCATAGTTGAGCTATGGGATTTCACCTCTGACTTAATTGACCGCCTGCGGACCCTTTAAACCCAATGATTCCGGATAACGCTCGGACCCTCCGTATTACCGCGGCTGCTGGCACGGAGTTAGCCGGTCCTTATTCTTACAGTACCGTCAAGCTGGTATACATACCAGTGTTTCTTCCTGTATAAAAGAAGTTTACAACCCATAGGGCAGTCATCCTTCACGCGGCATGGCTGGGTCAGAGTTGCCTCCATTGCCCAATATTCCTCACTGCTGCCTCCCGTAGGAGTCTGGTCCGTGTCTCAGTACCAGTGTGGGGGATCTCCCTCTCAGGACCCCTACCTATCAAAGTCATGGTAAGCCGTTACCTTACCATCTAACTAATAGGACGCATAGCCATCTTTTACCAATAAATCTTTAATTAAAACTTGATGCCAAGTCTCAATACTATGGAGCATTAATCTTCATTTCTAAAGGCTATTCTCCAGTAAAAGGTAGGTTCTATACGCGTTACGCACCCGTGCGCCGGTCGTCATCTGTGCAAGCACAATGTTACCCCTCGACTTGCATGTGTTAAGCCTGCCGCTAGCGTTCATCCTGAGCCAGGATCAAACTCTTCATTGTATATTTTAAATATTTTAATGAATAAGTTTCAAAAGAATTTGTTTAAATAAATCTAAACATGGTTATTCTACTCTTTAATTACGCTGTCAATTTCAATATTTTCAATGAACTTTGTTTCAATCTTAATTAACAACTTAAAGTTGTTAATCGGTTAAAACTTTGTAGAAATGTTAGACTCGAACTAACTGACTTTTTTAATAGTCATTCCAAATTTTCTTTGATCGTTTTCGCTGTATTTCTTAGCGGCTGCAAACATACAAACTATTTCTAATCTGACAATAAAAAATTAAACTTTTTTTATTTCTTTATTTTCAACGCTAAAGTTAAATCTTAATCACCTTCTGATGAATGTTTTTTAAGATTTAAAAGCAAACTATAAATGAACGAAACTAACAAACTAATATTGCTGTTAGCGGGTGCAAACTTACAACTCCTTTTTAATCTAACAGCTATCTTTTAACCTTTATTTTAATTTAATTTTGCATATAGTTTTAATGTACTCTTTTTAAGTATTTTATATAATCCTTTTTTGATGCTTATTTTATGTTTTATTTACGTCAATCTGGGGTTGAGAATAATTATTCCTATTTATACTTATAAAAAGGAGTACTCTTATTGAAAGTTAGCACATGCTTTTTCTTTTTGTTTTTTTTTAAAAATAAAGGTTAATGTGGCTGAGAATTGGTTATGTTAGAGATTTAAACATGTATAATCTTTTGTTTTTAGGTCGAGAGAGGATTGATTTATGTTGTTTTTTAAGTGAGCTATTTGTTTTAACAGATAGAAAACATAGATATTTTAATCCTTTATTTTTTTTATGCCAGTTGATTTTTTTTTGTCAAATTATTTTTGAAGTGTATTTAAATAAGCAAAAAAATCCTATTTTTTGTATTAAACTTATTCTCCTTAATTATTTTTGAAAAAAAAAGAACTAAAGTCTATTTAATAACAGATATTAATAAAAGAAAAATAGCACAAAAAAATATTTAATAAGCCTAAACTGTATTGTATTATTTTCATCTAAGAACTACCAAGGTATAACTGAT
Protein-coding regions in this window:
- a CDS encoding PorV/PorQ family protein encodes the protein MIKLFFISILFFSISLTAQVGGEEVYQFLNISTSARQVALGGEVLTLLDDVNQPIWNPSVISVELDNKISANYTSYLAGINIGSLAFAKTISRRFGTIHGSIKYIDYGSLIGADEQGKETGNFNASDIAVSAGYALNIPESNIFVGANLRFINSNIDSYSSVGVSADLAILYNNPYKPYTFTLVARNIGTQLQNIMV
- a CDS encoding BCCT family transporter, whose protein sequence is MALFLLNAGGLEALQSMTLITALPFSIIILLFVVSLVKALAIDNDYYKRDFQVTPWSGLFWKERLKQIISYDDQKSVNEFIENTVKPAFKELQQEFVNNGIEATVHFFRKTQKRRD